Genomic DNA from Roseburia intestinalis L1-82:
GAGAATATATCGCTTCTCAGGTAAAAAATCAATCGGAAAGATGAATAAAAAAGAATGAACAATCTGTGTTTTTCTATGGAATATGAATAAAAAATGAACAAAATATGTCCAAAACAGGCAAAAACAGGAAGAAAATAGGGATTGCATGTGTGCAGAAGTTCTATTTATAATAAGGAAAGAAAATAAATAGAGCAGTCACAGATATAGGAAGACGCTGTCTGTACAGGCATGTGGAGACAGCAGTGTAGGAAAATGTTGAATTGGGAAAGGAGCGCTGCGTATGGGTGAGTTTACACATTTCAATAAGGAAGGAAATGCTGTCATGGTAGATGTTCATGCGAAGGATGACACCTACCGTGTGGCGGTGGCAGCCGGGAAAATATATGTCAATGAGGAGGTATATGCGGCAATCAAGGGACACACCGCAAAAAAAGGAGACGTCCTTGGAGTGGCGCGTATTGCCGGGATCATGGCGGCGAAGAAAAATTCGGAACTGATCCCTTTGTGTCATATCATCGCATTGACGGACTGTGAGATCCGCTATGAGATGCATGATGAGGAGCATTCGATCGAAGCATTTTGT
This window encodes:
- the moaC gene encoding cyclic pyranopterin monophosphate synthase MoaC, which codes for MGEFTHFNKEGNAVMVDVHAKDDTYRVAVAAGKIYVNEEVYAAIKGHTAKKGDVLGVARIAGIMAAKKNSELIPLCHIIALTDCEIRYEMHDEEHSIEAFCKTSCIGKTGVEMEAMTGVSVTLLTIYDMCKAMDRGMRITDIHLMEKDGGKSGHYVCEESCSD